One Romeriopsis navalis LEGE 11480 genomic window, TGTTGATTAACTCCTTACCGGGGAAATCGGCCATGACGATGCCGGTATAGCGTGTTTGGCGTGATGGCTCGTAATAGCGGCCAGAATTGGTTTTAATACTGTTTGCAAATAGCACATTGGTGCCTTCAAACGAAATGGTGCAGGCTTTTCCCAGACAAGTCGTGCGGGGGAAATCGCGATATTTCGACCGATTTGCGACAATGGTCGTCAGCCCGGTAGAAAGTCGCGGGGCCGATGTACCGGGGCTGGAGTGCCCACTCGCCACGAAGTAGGGAAACGCGCCTACCGCCCCACTCAAGTAATTGATATAGAATCCTTGGTTACCGTTACTGGCATTGGCGCGCCTTTGCAATGACTTGATCTTGGTCCATTTGCTGTATAGCGACCAGTTTGTGGTTAATTTGTAGTCATCTTGTGATGCCTTAAACATTCTGCTATAGGGCAAACCATGGTCGCCACCACTGAAATTTTGCAGAACGACGATTTTGCCGCGCACCGCTTTGAGCCGTGGATCGTCAGAACTACCGGTATAGAATAAGCCGGGATAGCGGGTTTTGTAATTTTTGAATGTTGCCTCAAAGCTGCGTGTATTACCAGTTGCGGTATGTTCTGGTTTAACCCGCATCAAGATGGTTTCGCTGGGGTTCCGTCGGAGGAAGGCACGAGCCTGATTCAGCACATCGCCGAACATGGCCTTTTGAAAGACGGGGCCGTGATGGATGGCAAAGGCATTTTTAATGTGGCGATTCCGAATATCCAGTACCCGAATGCCCGACTGCAATTGCTGCGGCAGGGTCATCGACTGAGTCTTGGGAA contains:
- a CDS encoding phosphatidylinositol-specific phospholipase C, which gives rise to MSSSTAAAHRHPAYSHNARSVASNPNWMSRISGNKKLSQLSLPGTHDTMSRYGGDIPKTQSMTLPQQLQSGIRVLDIRNRHIKNAFAIHHGPVFQKAMFGDVLNQARAFLRRNPSETILMRVKPEHTATGNTRSFEATFKNYKTRYPGLFYTGSSDDPRLKAVRGKIVVLQNFSGGDHGLPYSRMFKASQDDYKLTTNWSLYSKWTKIKSLQRRANASNGNQGFYINYLSGAVGAFPYFVASGHSSPGTSAPRLSTGLTTIVANRSKYRDFPRTTCLGKACTISFEGTNVLFANSIKTNSGRYYEPSRQTRYTGIVMADFPGKELIN